The Algoriphagus sp. TR-M9 genome has a window encoding:
- a CDS encoding S9 family peptidase, whose product MKKNSLGMSLLVILLATSTAFAQQKRALTHDDYDGWERLGSEKITKNGQWIGFQVSPQDGDGRLELFPTKSPDKRRVIQRGESFSFTADDAFAVGRIVPQKDSVYVLKLKKAKKDEMPLDSLFIYELATDEIEKLARVKSFATPEEEGSWIAVLFEKEKEKKKDKSEADSTATEQKTEKPKKTDGTKLLVRSLDGAISHEFERVKTYGFSPSGSHLYYVLAEEDTLDNAAIYLLSLSNGESKLISEGMTSYEGMTFSPAGEYLAYLTTDDSTKSKKPYHELFLVETETASAAIVADKNSSGILKNGRVSADGNLKFSEDGQRLFFGVAPDYVDYAYESDTTILDEDRVSLDIWGWQDDEIQPMQLKGKSRDEKFTYLAALDLASDQITQLADLEVKNVILESEVDRDFALAWTDDPYRINYSWNIQIGRDLYLIDFATGERTLIEKDATGYPSVSPEGKYVYWYDSRDSSWVAFEVASKAKINLTKALPVEFYDELHDSPSMPGSYGNAGWIEEDEAFLVYDRFDIWKIDPQNPSQAINLTQGKGRESNTVYRRQVLDRDEEGIDPEGKLLVTAFNEKTKDSGFAEASIDGGFAPKSILMTANRYYGLTKAEESDEIFFNKSTYIENPDLYLSDLSFKKITKVSDLNPQQADVNWGTVELVDYLSLNGDSLQGLLFKPENYDATKKYPMMVYFYERSSDGMHNYRSPAPSASTINIPYFVSNEYLVFVPDIKYELGLPGPSALNCIVPGVQAVVAKGIVDEANMAIQGQSWGGYQVAYLITQTNMFKAAGAGAPVVNMTSAYGGIRWGTGMSRMFQYEQTQSRIGGTLWDKPLYYLENSPLFFMDRVETPVLIMHNDEDGAVPWYQGIEMFMALKRLQKPAWLLQYNGEDHNLRQRKNRKDLSVRLSQFFDHYLKGAPAPLWMSEGLPAIQKGKTLKYELED is encoded by the coding sequence ATGAAAAAGAATTCTTTAGGAATGTCGCTATTGGTCATCCTGCTAGCTACTTCCACTGCTTTTGCGCAGCAGAAAAGAGCCTTGACCCATGATGACTACGATGGATGGGAAAGATTGGGTTCGGAGAAAATCACCAAAAATGGTCAATGGATAGGATTTCAAGTAAGCCCTCAGGACGGGGATGGCAGATTGGAGCTGTTTCCTACTAAAAGTCCGGACAAAAGAAGGGTGATTCAAAGAGGTGAAAGCTTTTCTTTCACTGCTGACGATGCTTTTGCCGTAGGCCGAATTGTACCTCAGAAAGATTCGGTTTATGTCCTGAAATTGAAAAAGGCAAAAAAAGATGAGATGCCTTTGGATAGCCTTTTTATTTATGAACTGGCAACTGATGAAATCGAAAAGCTAGCTAGGGTGAAGTCCTTTGCCACACCTGAGGAGGAAGGAAGTTGGATTGCGGTCTTATTTGAAAAAGAAAAAGAGAAGAAAAAAGACAAATCAGAAGCAGACAGTACGGCTACAGAGCAAAAAACCGAAAAGCCCAAAAAAACCGACGGGACGAAGCTATTGGTAAGAAGTCTTGATGGGGCAATTTCCCATGAATTCGAAAGAGTGAAAACTTATGGTTTTTCACCATCTGGAAGTCATTTGTATTATGTGCTGGCGGAGGAAGATACGTTGGACAATGCAGCCATTTATTTGCTTAGTCTTTCAAATGGAGAAAGTAAGCTGATCTCTGAGGGAATGACCAGTTATGAGGGGATGACTTTTTCCCCAGCAGGAGAATACCTGGCATATTTGACCACAGATGACTCCACCAAGTCAAAGAAGCCTTATCATGAATTGTTTCTGGTAGAGACTGAAACTGCAAGTGCAGCAATAGTGGCAGACAAAAATTCATCCGGGATCTTGAAAAATGGACGTGTGAGTGCGGATGGTAACTTGAAGTTTTCTGAAGATGGTCAGCGACTGTTTTTCGGAGTGGCTCCGGATTATGTGGATTATGCTTATGAAAGTGACACTACGATTTTGGATGAAGATCGGGTAAGTTTGGATATCTGGGGCTGGCAGGATGATGAAATCCAGCCTATGCAGCTGAAAGGCAAGTCTAGAGATGAGAAGTTTACTTATCTAGCCGCTTTGGATTTAGCATCTGATCAAATCACCCAATTGGCTGATCTTGAAGTGAAAAATGTAATTTTGGAGTCGGAAGTTGATCGTGATTTCGCTTTGGCATGGACAGATGATCCTTATAGAATCAATTACAGTTGGAATATTCAGATAGGCAGAGATCTTTATTTGATTGACTTTGCTACAGGCGAAAGGACTTTGATCGAAAAGGATGCCACTGGTTATCCTTCGGTTTCTCCGGAGGGGAAATATGTATATTGGTATGATAGCCGGGATAGCAGCTGGGTGGCCTTTGAAGTAGCCTCCAAAGCCAAAATCAATTTGACAAAGGCGCTCCCAGTTGAGTTTTATGATGAACTTCATGATTCCCCGTCCATGCCTGGAAGCTACGGTAATGCCGGGTGGATAGAAGAAGACGAGGCTTTTTTGGTTTATGATAGATTTGATATTTGGAAAATTGATCCTCAAAACCCTTCCCAGGCAATTAACCTTACTCAGGGAAAAGGAAGGGAAAGTAATACGGTCTATAGACGCCAGGTTTTAGATAGAGATGAGGAGGGAATAGATCCTGAGGGGAAATTACTGGTAACAGCATTCAATGAAAAGACCAAAGATTCAGGTTTTGCTGAAGCTTCCATAGATGGGGGATTTGCACCGAAAAGCATCCTGATGACAGCAAATCGATATTATGGCTTGACCAAAGCAGAAGAAAGTGATGAAATTTTCTTCAATAAATCCACTTATATAGAAAATCCAGATTTGTATCTGAGTGACCTTAGTTTCAAAAAGATCACAAAAGTATCTGACCTGAATCCTCAGCAAGCAGACGTGAACTGGGGAACTGTAGAACTGGTGGATTACCTATCACTGAATGGAGATTCATTGCAAGGGTTGCTCTTCAAGCCGGAAAATTATGACGCTACTAAAAAGTACCCCATGATGGTGTATTTCTACGAGCGGAGCAGTGATGGCATGCACAATTACAGGTCTCCGGCACCGAGTGCTTCCACGATCAATATTCCGTATTTTGTGAGTAATGAATATTTGGTGTTTGTACCAGATATTAAGTACGAATTAGGTTTACCAGGTCCAAGTGCACTGAACTGTATCGTCCCAGGCGTACAAGCTGTAGTGGCCAAAGGCATAGTAGATGAGGCTAACATGGCGATTCAAGGTCAAAGTTGGGGAGGGTATCAAGTGGCATACTTAATTACCCAGACGAACATGTTTAAGGCTGCCGGAGCTGGAGCGCCTGTGGTGAATATGACTTCTGCCTATGGAGGTATACGCTGGGGCACCGGGATGAGCCGTATGTTCCAATACGAACAAACCCAATCTAGAATAGGTGGTACTTTATGGGACAAGCCTTTGTATTACCTTGAAAACTCCCCTCTGTTTTTCATGGATCGAGTGGAAACTCCCGTTTTGATCATGCATAACGATGAGGACGGAGCAGTGCCTTGGTATCAGGGGATTGAGATGTTTATGGCATTGAAGCGCCTGCAAAAACCAGCGTGGTTACTGCAATACAATGGTGAAGATCATAATTTAAGACAAAGAAAAAACCGCAAAGACTTATCGGTAAGATTGAGCCAGTTTTTCGATCATTATTTGAAAGGAGCTCCAGCGCCGCTTTGGATGAGCGAAGGTCTGCCGGCTATCCAAAAAGGGAAAACACTAAAATACGAATTGGAAGATTAG
- a CDS encoding thymidylate synthase, whose amino-acid sequence MKQYHDLMQKILDEGVKKEDRTGTGTLSIFGHQMRFDLSEGFPVVTTKKLHLRSIIIELLWFLKGDSNIGYLKENKVSIWDEWADENGDLGPVYGYQWRHWPDGKGGEIDQIKNLIHQLKTKPDSRRHIVSAWNVADVDNMALPPCHTIFQFYVAEGKLSCQLYQRSADVFLGVPFNIASYALFTMMIAQVCGLKPGEFVHTFGDAHLYSNHLDQARLQLSRDIRPLPTMKINPDVKDIFEFKYEDFELVNYDPHPHIKAAVAV is encoded by the coding sequence ATGAAGCAATACCACGATTTGATGCAGAAAATCCTCGATGAAGGGGTAAAAAAGGAAGATAGAACCGGCACGGGCACCTTAAGCATTTTTGGACATCAAATGCGGTTTGATCTGTCTGAGGGTTTCCCGGTAGTGACTACTAAAAAGCTGCATTTAAGATCCATCATCATAGAGTTACTTTGGTTTCTCAAAGGGGACTCAAACATTGGATACCTGAAAGAAAACAAAGTTTCGATATGGGACGAATGGGCAGATGAGAACGGTGACTTAGGCCCCGTCTATGGGTATCAATGGCGGCATTGGCCTGATGGAAAAGGTGGAGAAATCGACCAAATTAAAAACCTCATTCATCAGCTCAAAACCAAGCCGGACAGTCGTAGGCACATCGTTTCTGCCTGGAATGTAGCGGACGTGGACAACATGGCACTACCGCCCTGCCATACGATTTTTCAATTCTACGTAGCAGAAGGAAAGTTAAGCTGCCAGCTGTATCAGCGAAGTGCTGATGTGTTCTTAGGAGTTCCTTTCAATATTGCCTCCTATGCCCTATTTACTATGATGATAGCGCAGGTTTGCGGATTAAAGCCAGGTGAGTTTGTGCACACTTTTGGAGATGCCCACCTTTATTCCAACCACCTGGATCAGGCGAGATTGCAGTTGAGCAGAGATATACGTCCTTTGCCCACCATGAAAATCAACCCAGATGTAAAAGATATTTTTGAATTCAAATACGAGGATTTCGAATTGGTAAATTATGATCCTCACCCGCACATTAAGGCAGCTGTAGCTGTTTGA
- a CDS encoding endonuclease/exonuclease/phosphatase family protein, whose product MRIITWLIFAISILLFSSVYISPEYFSYVGLLPFFIPVILLLNVFLLVILILSWRKLAFLPVITLLIGYKFLVISFQLNPKNDQAKGLKILTFNAHMFRYESSNTESNVLAWLQENTADVKAIQEFYQDNTTASKDAVKILGQDSDYKVSYHVNEGNPEKRSNGLAIFSKYPIINDGKIFDAQGTNGAIFADLNVNGDTIRIYNAHLESMRIDSDGLENLDGVKQNYRQTLGKLHRGSLARSKQLKLLLEHMNNSPHPLILMGDLNEIPYSYTYFKLNENYVNAFEMAGRGFGFTYNRILFFLRIDHIFSSENLQAIQYKTHREVDYSDHYPITATFTWEGLEE is encoded by the coding sequence ATGAGAATAATTACCTGGCTGATCTTTGCCATCTCCATCCTTTTGTTTTCCAGCGTTTACATTTCACCGGAATATTTCTCCTACGTGGGATTGCTACCTTTTTTCATTCCGGTAATACTCCTGTTGAATGTCTTTTTATTGGTAATCTTGATTTTATCCTGGAGAAAACTGGCTTTTCTTCCGGTGATCACCTTGCTGATCGGCTATAAGTTTCTGGTTATTTCTTTTCAGTTAAACCCAAAAAATGACCAGGCGAAAGGGCTTAAAATACTCACATTCAACGCCCATATGTTTCGCTACGAAAGCAGCAATACAGAATCCAATGTACTCGCTTGGCTACAAGAGAATACCGCAGATGTCAAGGCTATTCAGGAATTTTACCAAGACAACACCACAGCTTCCAAAGACGCTGTCAAGATCCTAGGACAAGATTCAGATTACAAGGTATCTTACCATGTAAATGAGGGTAATCCGGAAAAACGATCAAATGGACTGGCCATTTTCTCTAAATATCCAATAATCAACGATGGAAAAATCTTTGATGCACAGGGTACCAACGGGGCGATTTTTGCCGATCTCAATGTAAATGGAGACACCATTCGTATTTACAATGCGCACTTGGAATCCATGCGAATCGACTCAGATGGCCTGGAAAATTTAGATGGGGTAAAACAAAATTACCGCCAGACTCTGGGAAAGCTACACCGCGGATCCCTTGCCAGAAGTAAGCAGCTCAAACTGCTTTTGGAACATATGAATAACAGCCCTCACCCCCTGATATTAATGGGTGATCTGAATGAGATCCCCTACTCATACACATATTTCAAACTGAACGAAAATTATGTCAATGCCTTTGAAATGGCAGGTCGGGGATTTGGTTTCACCTATAATCGAATATTATTCTTCCTAAGAATTGACCATATTTTCTCCAGTGAAAACCTACAAGCTATTCAATACAAAACCCACAGAGAGGTAGATTACTCGGATCACTATCCCATCACGGCTACCTTTACCTGGGAGGGCTTGGAAGAATAG
- a CDS encoding DUF2911 domain-containing protein has protein sequence MKTYHSFLFAVLFAMTIVSCGPKPVDQEEIANDSISNESAEAEEQRPSPLEVKDGTVAGKAFKVQYGSPAVKGRALWGDLVPYNVVWRTGANEASYVELAEDMTVEGKTLSAGKYSIFTIPKETGSWTVIFNSEWDLEHGHFQYDEENDVLRVEVMPEWVEQNQERLSMDLENPGLVIRWEKLVLPITIQ, from the coding sequence ATGAAAACTTACCACTCATTTCTATTTGCCGTGCTATTTGCGATGACTATTGTGTCCTGTGGACCAAAACCCGTGGATCAGGAAGAAATTGCAAATGATTCGATCTCTAACGAATCAGCTGAAGCTGAGGAACAGCGGCCTTCACCATTGGAAGTGAAAGACGGTACTGTAGCGGGGAAAGCTTTTAAAGTTCAATATGGATCCCCAGCTGTTAAGGGCCGGGCACTCTGGGGCGACCTTGTTCCTTACAACGTAGTCTGGCGAACCGGTGCCAATGAAGCCAGTTATGTGGAGTTAGCTGAAGATATGACAGTGGAAGGGAAGACGCTTTCTGCTGGGAAATATTCCATCTTCACTATTCCCAAAGAAACGGGTTCATGGACTGTAATCTTTAATTCTGAATGGGACCTGGAGCATGGGCATTTTCAATATGATGAAGAAAATGATGTGTTGCGGGTAGAAGTGATGCCAGAGTGGGTAGAGCAAAATCAGGAAAGATTGTCCATGGATCTGGAAAATCCCGGTTTGGTGATTCGCTGGGAGAAGCTGGTACTTCCTATTACTATCCAGTAA
- a CDS encoding penicillin acylase family protein — translation MKYLGFIIVFGLTLTLAVAVISPFGAIPPLAPLLDPFHGFWQNSYSEDQLAEAEINLDNLQADVSVVYDENLIPHIFAENEADLYRAQGYVTAKHRLWQMEFQTMAAAGRIAEIVGPMAIDLDRMTRRKGLAFGVDKTMEYLSAEDPGSLALLEAYADGVNQYIAELSLANLPVEYKILNYRPEKWTASKSILLLKYMTDMLVGDRDLEYSNLRKALGDEMLNKLFPEYPIGVDPIIEKGHKWGFNPESVVTPDSIDYPDDALVLPPLPQPTEGTGSNNWAVSGSKTKSGNPILANDPHLSLNLPSLWYAMQLSTPAHTVKGATLPGALGVISGFNEFIAWGVTNATRDTRDWYKITFQDEARLAYKYGDRWRPTEFRVEEIKVKGEEAFLDTVVYTHYGPVVYDRSFNANRQDLNFALKWNVHEGSNEQKTFLQLNKAKNHEDYNNALNHFTAPAQNFVFAAKDGDIAMRVQGKFPLKWKGQGKFFMDGADPSMEWQGYIPNAHNASTLNPDRGFVASANQHPTDSTYPYYVFDNSYEFYRNRRLNQRLSEMTAITAEDMQSLQFDDYYLHAAEALPLMLDMLGEDFSGDEAAKKYVEILKDWDFYADPNQKGPTLFYVWWRKTYDLIWKEFNEIKGAVVKPSYYQTVWFLKNEAEGDVFDLKNTSEREDASDHVKNGFQELIREMKQWEEKEGDLAWANYKKTTIQHLVPQFTSFSQANVYTGGGAGMLNATSSRHGASWRMVVELGEDINAFGIYPGGQSGNPGSKYYNNFIGKWANGEYLDFKIRDKEVSEGVLFQTKLSSGK, via the coding sequence ATGAAATATTTAGGTTTCATCATAGTTTTCGGACTTACTTTGACTTTGGCCGTAGCTGTGATCAGTCCTTTTGGAGCCATTCCGCCACTTGCTCCCTTGCTGGATCCGTTTCATGGATTTTGGCAAAATTCCTATTCTGAAGACCAGCTTGCAGAAGCCGAAATCAACTTGGATAACTTACAGGCTGATGTGAGTGTAGTCTATGATGAAAATCTAATCCCTCATATTTTTGCGGAAAATGAAGCAGACCTGTACCGTGCACAGGGGTACGTCACCGCTAAACATAGGCTTTGGCAAATGGAATTTCAAACTATGGCTGCTGCCGGCAGGATTGCAGAGATCGTTGGTCCCATGGCTATTGACCTAGATCGAATGACCAGAAGAAAAGGGCTTGCTTTCGGAGTGGATAAAACCATGGAATACTTATCTGCGGAAGATCCTGGGAGTCTTGCTCTATTGGAGGCCTATGCAGATGGAGTCAATCAATACATCGCCGAGCTATCTCTGGCAAATTTACCCGTAGAGTATAAGATTTTAAATTACAGACCTGAAAAATGGACTGCCTCCAAATCCATTCTCTTGTTGAAATACATGACAGACATGCTCGTAGGAGACCGGGATTTGGAGTATTCTAACCTTCGCAAGGCACTAGGAGATGAGATGCTTAACAAGCTTTTTCCAGAGTATCCCATAGGAGTGGATCCCATTATAGAAAAAGGCCATAAATGGGGCTTTAATCCCGAATCGGTAGTAACTCCCGACAGTATAGATTACCCTGATGATGCATTGGTATTACCGCCTCTACCTCAGCCTACTGAAGGGACGGGATCGAATAATTGGGCAGTATCGGGCTCAAAAACCAAGAGCGGTAATCCCATTTTGGCTAATGACCCTCACTTGAGTTTAAACCTGCCCTCCCTATGGTATGCCATGCAGCTGAGCACCCCAGCTCATACAGTCAAAGGCGCTACCTTACCTGGAGCTTTGGGAGTTATTTCTGGTTTCAATGAGTTTATTGCCTGGGGTGTGACAAATGCCACGCGGGATACCAGGGATTGGTATAAAATCACCTTTCAAGACGAAGCTAGGCTTGCTTACAAATACGGAGATAGATGGAGGCCTACAGAGTTCAGAGTAGAAGAAATCAAAGTCAAAGGAGAGGAAGCATTTTTGGATACTGTGGTTTATACCCATTACGGTCCAGTGGTGTATGATAGAAGTTTCAATGCTAATCGCCAAGACCTGAATTTTGCTTTGAAATGGAATGTACATGAAGGCTCCAATGAACAAAAGACCTTTCTGCAGCTAAATAAGGCCAAGAATCATGAAGACTATAACAACGCCTTGAACCACTTTACTGCTCCTGCCCAGAACTTTGTGTTCGCAGCTAAAGATGGCGATATAGCCATGAGAGTACAAGGGAAATTTCCGTTGAAGTGGAAAGGTCAAGGTAAGTTTTTTATGGATGGAGCTGACCCGAGTATGGAATGGCAAGGCTATATTCCTAACGCGCATAATGCCAGCACCCTCAATCCTGATCGAGGTTTCGTGGCCTCTGCCAATCAGCACCCTACGGATTCCACGTATCCCTATTATGTGTTTGACAACAGCTATGAGTTTTACCGAAACCGCAGATTGAATCAGCGGCTGAGCGAAATGACAGCGATCACGGCGGAGGATATGCAAAGCTTACAGTTTGATGACTATTACCTTCATGCCGCTGAGGCTTTACCACTTATGCTAGACATGTTGGGCGAGGACTTCAGTGGAGATGAGGCCGCCAAAAAATACGTAGAGATTCTGAAAGACTGGGATTTCTATGCGGACCCTAACCAAAAGGGCCCAACGCTATTTTATGTGTGGTGGCGAAAGACCTATGATCTCATCTGGAAGGAATTTAATGAGATCAAAGGGGCAGTGGTAAAACCATCCTATTATCAGACTGTCTGGTTTTTGAAAAATGAAGCAGAAGGGGATGTTTTTGATTTGAAAAACACCTCAGAAAGAGAAGATGCATCTGATCATGTCAAAAACGGTTTCCAAGAACTTATTCGTGAAATGAAACAATGGGAGGAAAAAGAGGGGGATTTGGCCTGGGCAAACTATAAGAAAACTACGATCCAGCACTTGGTTCCCCAATTCACCTCCTTTTCCCAAGCTAATGTGTACACTGGAGGGGGAGCAGGCATGCTCAATGCCACCAGTAGCCGTCATGGGGCTAGTTGGAGAATGGTAGTAGAGCTTGGTGAGGACATCAATGCTTTCGGCATATATCCAGGTGGACAATCTGGAAATCCAGGCAGTAAGTATTATAATAACTTCATAGGCAAATGGGCCAATGGGGAGTACTTAGATTTTAAAATAAGGGATAAAGAAGTATCAGAAGGAGTGTTGTTCCAAACTAAATTATCAAGCGGCAAATGA
- a CDS encoding ArsR family transcriptional regulator, producing MKFFVNSKTQGHLRGLADEFGESTNAIRKELNNLTQAGFLVKESEKNKIAYRANVNHPFFFNIQEIIRKYLGLDKLLEQILDRMGEVSQVILVGDLSKGIDSGKIDVVVTGDNLNESYILNLSNKIEEMIDRKVVLTLLAERMLSTGLVLFDKEVGA from the coding sequence GTGAAGTTTTTTGTCAACTCAAAGACTCAAGGCCATTTGCGAGGATTGGCTGATGAGTTTGGGGAATCCACTAATGCGATTCGTAAGGAGTTGAACAATCTTACACAAGCAGGATTCCTGGTAAAAGAGTCAGAGAAAAACAAAATCGCTTATCGGGCAAACGTAAATCATCCTTTCTTTTTCAATATCCAAGAAATTATCCGTAAGTATCTAGGCTTAGACAAGTTGCTAGAGCAGATACTGGATCGTATGGGGGAAGTGAGTCAAGTAATTCTAGTTGGTGATCTCTCCAAAGGTATCGATTCGGGTAAAATAGACGTCGTGGTTACCGGAGATAACCTCAATGAGAGCTATATTCTGAATCTATCGAATAAGATAGAGGAAATGATTGATCGAAAAGTGGTACTGACATTGCTAGCTGAAAGGATGCTTTCCACAGGTTTGGTTCTGTTTGATAAGGAAGTGGGAGCTTAA
- a CDS encoding SLBB domain-containing protein, with protein MNFLRGIFLVAVFFVLTSLAYSQSLSDIQNLKVDDLSDAQIEQLVRRAEANGLTTSQLEALARERGMPALEASKLSKRISDLQMSASPQGTLQGAGEGRSINGQLQPDMFDSLRRSDPYYDLTPKQKKIFGYKLFHNRQLDFSPSLNIPTPQSYVIGAGDQLLVDVYGASQQSYDLEVSPEGRVFVPNVGPLQVGGSTIEAATVRVKTALSRIYSGLSGSNPNTFVQLRLGNIRSIKVSMVGELTKPGTYTLPSFATVFNGLYAAGGPNENGAFRKIQVYRDSKLVSTVDIYEFLSRGIQDSNITLQDNDVVIVPPVEKRVEISGPVRREGLFEVKGDESLEDLYVYTGGFTSQAYRDRVTVRRIENNQRKVVDVPASEFGSFSLKDGDEILIGEALERFSNRVQVTGSVHRPGEYSLEEGEFTVKSLLEKAQGVRPEAFLTRATLYRTSDDLTLAAEPLDLQGILNGTVEDVVLKNEDLLFVPSRYDIQEEYYVKISGEVNYPGTYPFAREMTIGDLIIRSGGLLESASNSSIEIARRVRDSSSGKIAEISTISIDPSLQLTEEEKNQRLQPFDHVFIRRSPGYEKEQLVSIRGEVTYPGDFAISGANERISDVINRAGGLTQFAYPKGASLVRRTVYYKGLTEEEWREKTLQEIKDNLSPENNRTINEAEELLYSRIDQKLAQHEKERILKERAKEKELLFRGLESEQDTLLLDSAINQVRIKEQDLVGIDLEKIMQNPGSEEDLFLQEGDIIQIPKELQTVRVVGEVLLPTTTRFDKDNSLRNYISKAGGFTEGARKSKTYVIYANGDAKRTHNFLGLNFYPSLEPGAEIVVPLKPTKNRMNAAAWIGLASSLATLGILVERLIN; from the coding sequence TTGAATTTCCTCAGAGGGATTTTCTTAGTAGCTGTGTTTTTTGTGCTGACTTCTTTGGCTTACAGCCAAAGTCTTTCGGATATCCAAAACCTCAAAGTAGATGACCTCTCAGATGCACAGATCGAGCAGTTGGTCAGAAGAGCCGAAGCCAATGGCCTGACCACCTCTCAGCTGGAAGCTCTCGCTAGGGAGAGGGGAATGCCAGCTTTGGAAGCCAGTAAGCTTTCGAAGAGAATCAGCGACCTGCAGATGAGCGCTTCACCTCAAGGAACGCTTCAGGGGGCAGGAGAGGGTAGGTCAATCAATGGGCAGCTGCAACCCGATATGTTTGATTCGCTAAGGAGGTCAGATCCCTATTATGACCTGACTCCCAAGCAGAAAAAGATATTCGGTTACAAGCTTTTTCATAATCGGCAGTTGGATTTTAGTCCTAGCTTAAACATTCCTACCCCGCAATCCTATGTGATAGGTGCTGGAGACCAGCTTTTGGTGGATGTATACGGAGCATCTCAGCAGTCATATGATTTGGAAGTCTCTCCAGAGGGAAGGGTATTTGTGCCTAATGTAGGACCTTTGCAAGTAGGAGGATCTACCATTGAAGCGGCTACAGTCCGGGTGAAAACCGCATTATCCCGCATCTATTCAGGATTATCAGGCAGTAACCCCAATACCTTTGTCCAATTGCGATTGGGGAATATTAGATCAATCAAAGTGTCCATGGTGGGTGAATTGACCAAGCCAGGCACCTACACCTTGCCCTCTTTTGCTACAGTTTTTAATGGATTGTATGCAGCTGGCGGGCCAAATGAAAACGGTGCTTTCCGGAAAATCCAGGTTTATAGAGACAGTAAGCTGGTGTCTACAGTGGATATTTACGAGTTCCTTTCCAGAGGAATTCAAGACTCAAACATCACCCTGCAAGACAATGACGTGGTCATAGTACCACCGGTAGAGAAGCGTGTAGAAATTAGTGGTCCTGTGAGAAGAGAAGGACTCTTTGAAGTCAAAGGGGATGAGTCTCTTGAAGATCTGTATGTGTACACTGGAGGATTTACCAGTCAGGCGTATAGAGACAGGGTGACTGTGCGTAGGATTGAAAATAACCAGCGCAAGGTGGTAGATGTACCCGCTTCAGAGTTTGGTAGTTTTTCTTTAAAAGATGGGGATGAAATATTAATTGGAGAAGCGCTGGAGCGGTTTTCCAATCGGGTACAGGTTACCGGTTCTGTCCATAGACCGGGTGAATACTCTCTTGAAGAAGGTGAGTTTACCGTTAAATCACTGTTGGAAAAGGCACAGGGTGTAAGACCTGAGGCTTTTCTCACCAGAGCAACACTTTATAGGACAAGTGATGATTTGACTTTGGCTGCCGAGCCCTTAGATCTCCAGGGTATATTGAACGGTACTGTGGAGGATGTAGTCTTAAAAAATGAAGATCTACTTTTTGTGCCTAGCCGATATGATATTCAAGAGGAATATTATGTGAAAATCTCCGGAGAGGTGAATTATCCCGGTACCTATCCTTTTGCGAGGGAGATGACCATAGGAGATTTAATCATTCGCTCTGGCGGGTTATTAGAATCAGCTTCCAATTCTTCTATTGAGATTGCTCGAAGAGTAAGGGATTCATCTTCTGGTAAAATTGCAGAGATTTCCACCATTTCTATAGATCCTTCGCTTCAGCTTACGGAAGAGGAAAAAAATCAGCGTTTGCAGCCGTTTGATCATGTTTTTATCAGAAGGAGTCCTGGCTATGAAAAGGAACAGTTGGTTTCAATAAGAGGGGAGGTGACCTATCCTGGGGATTTTGCCATTTCTGGAGCCAATGAACGGATTTCTGATGTTATCAATCGGGCAGGTGGCCTTACACAGTTTGCTTATCCCAAAGGTGCTAGTTTGGTGAGACGAACAGTCTATTACAAAGGGTTAACTGAGGAAGAATGGCGGGAAAAAACCCTTCAGGAAATTAAAGATAACCTCAGCCCCGAAAACAACAGAACTATCAATGAAGCAGAGGAACTGCTGTACAGTAGGATTGATCAGAAATTAGCGCAGCACGAAAAGGAGCGAATCCTAAAGGAAAGAGCTAAGGAAAAAGAGCTGCTTTTTCGTGGATTGGAAAGTGAGCAAGACACCTTGTTATTGGATTCTGCGATAAATCAAGTTCGGATAAAAGAACAGGATTTAGTGGGTATCGACCTGGAAAAAATTATGCAAAATCCAGGGTCAGAAGAAGATCTTTTTTTACAGGAGGGAGATATTATCCAGATCCCAAAGGAATTACAAACTGTAAGAGTGGTGGGAGAGGTTTTGCTCCCGACAACCACCAGATTTGACAAAGATAATAGTCTAAGAAATTACATTTCTAAGGCTGGAGGATTTACCGAGGGAGCCAGAAAATCCAAAACCTATGTGATTTACGCCAATGGCGATGCGAAAAGGACACATAATTTCTTGGGGCTTAATTTTTACCCTTCGCTAGAGCCAGGGGCAGAAATAGTGGTCCCTCTAAAACCGACTAAAAACAGAATGAATGCAGCAGCTTGGATTGGACTTGCATCCAGTCTGGCTACTCTTGGAATATTAGTAGAACGATTAATAAATTAA